Genomic DNA from Magnolia sinica isolate HGM2019 chromosome 4, MsV1, whole genome shotgun sequence:
gtgggacccacctcaggcTTTCGTCCTTTTCTGTCATCGAGCGACTATAAATTGACAACACTGCGAGTCTCTCTCTCGACCCACcaccagtctctctctctctctctctctccctctctacccGGCCTTTTAACTCGCTCTTAGTTAAAATCCAAATCAAcgaagagaaagaagaagcagTTGgaatcttcttccttctcttctgcTTCTTCATTTCCATTCCATCTCATCAAACTCCAGTTTCAGCTCTCTCATTTCATGTATTCCTCAGAAACTCCATTGAAATACCCAATCTCTTCCGATATTTCGCTTCTCCTCATTTTCCCTTCTATCTTTTGATTTTACCAGATTCTAGATCTTGAAAAGAAGATGACGAAGCAGAATGTGGTCGTACCGGAAGCCGGAGCTATAACGAAATCTGACATTAACATGGCGATCGCGGTCGCCGTCTCTAACTCATCTCTCTTCCCTTACGCCGCTCCGCCCCCGCCCTCCACCCCTGCTGGAAGCTACTTTGCCATTTCTAGAAAGAAGCTGCTGAAGAAGCTGGAGACTGGAGGAAGAATCAATGCCTGGGTCGATTCCATGAGGGCTTCTTCTCCTACTCGTGCTAGATCTAACGCTGCTGCGGCAGTCGAAGATCAGAGCTCTTGGATCGTGAGTTCTTCCGATCGTTTTGTAATCAGATGCATCCGATTCTCCAATTCGATTGGCCTGGAAATTATTAAAACtgttctatcttcttcttcttcttcttttcagctCCATCACCCGTcagctttgagcatgttcgagcAGATCACAAACGCTTCGAAAGGAAAGCAAATCGTTATGTTCCTCGATTACGACGGCACGCTTTCACCGATCGTTGATGATCCGGATCGAGCTTTCATGTCCGAAGCGGTTTGTATTttttcctcaaaattcaaatctttcttTTTCCTGCTCTGTTTTTAAaatttattgatttttatttatttatttcttgaaTTTTAGATGAGAGCGGCTGTGAGAGACGTTGCGAGATATTTCCCGACTGCTATCGTGAGCGGGAGGCGCAGGGACAAGGTACATTCCCTTTCATTCATTTCCCTTGCGATGCTTTTCCATGGATTTCGAAAAGAAGAGAGAGCAGAAGCATTTATTCTGATGCGTTTGCTCTCTTGTTTTAGGTGTATAGCTTCGTACGGCTGGCAGAACTGTACTACGCGGGCAGCCATGGCATGGACATCAGGGGGCCGGCCAAAGGCAAGAAATACAAGAAAGTAAGTACACTCCTGCAGTAGTACACCTTTTGGTAGGCCCATGGACCACTGATACTGAAAAGTCAAtacaatttctttttctttatttttcctttttatttttttattgtcagGGAAAGAAAGCTGTTCTGTTTCAACCCGCGAGCGAGTTCTTGCCCATGATAGACGAGGTTGGTTTGTCTCCTTTCGCCCAATCTCTGCTCTCTTTTTTCTTTGAATAGCATCCTAGAATGGTACCACGGTGTGTACAGTTCTCACACCGAAAGCAGAAACAGTGGTGCATTTATTAAAAAAGCGAGGGTACAATGTGATTTTTCAAAATGGGTTTTgatttttctggttttttttttattctaagGTTTATAAAACGTTGGTGGAGAAAACAAAATCCACTCCAGGCGCTAAGGTGGAGAATAACAAGTTCTGCTTGTCTGTGCACTTCCGCTGCGTTGATGAGAAGGTCCAAAATCAAACCCGTTTATTTTCTTCATACGTGTAgacaccgcacacgtgtgtatacTCGTGCATGTGTAACTGGTTTGATTGTGTAACTGCGTACATTTTTCAGAGATGGACTGCGCTAGCGGAGCAGGTTAGATCAGTGGTCAAGGAGTATCCAAAGCTGCGGCTTACTCAGGGAAGGAAGGTATAACACGTGGCTTTCCTTGATTGGtccactgctttttttttttttttttaattggttaATGAGCAGGACTCCTATGTTTGTCTAAGCACCATTAGAAACTAAACGGTGGTGACTCTTCGGCCGCACACATCACATCGGTGTACAGCAAACCAGACCATCCAAACCGCTGATCCAACTGGGGATGGAACATAAACCAGAAATAACAGCAGGGATGTGATAGTAGCCACCCCATCTTCCCCTTTAAAGAGTTGCTTGATCACTATGATTTGAGAGGTATCATccatccacaatttggatggtctggattgctgagGAGGTAGAGTTATCATATGAGTCTAACTCTATTTCCATATATGTGGGAACTGAGAGTGAGTAATTGCTACTTTTGTTATTGGAAATGTAGGTATTAGAGATTCGTCCTACCATTAAATGGGACAAAGGGAAGGCTCTTGAATTTTTGTTAGAGTCGCTCGGTAAGTAATTAAAAATACAAACCAacgtatggaaaaaaaaaataaaaaaaatttaataagcaTTCCCATTCATTTTAATTCAATAAATCCAAAGCTGATATACGATTTTTTTTGGGTGTAATTCTCTAGGATTCGCGGATTGTAACGATGTGTTGCCAGTGTACATAGGAGACGATCGGACGGATGAAGATGCTTTCAAGGTATATACACATTTTTTCAGTGTATGTTCTTTTGTTTGGCTATGATgtgtttaattaattaaaataattttttttctctattttttttcataGGTTTTGCGTGATAGAGGACAAGGATTCGGTATACTCGTTTCCAAAATCCCAAAGGATACTAGTGCATCGTACTCACTCCAAGAACCCTCCGAGGCAAGGGACATATACCAATCTAGCGGTGTATATGCGTTTCTTACACATGCATTTGATGGGACgttgtgttttgtttttttttttttttaaactcctatttgggtttttgtttttttaggtgATGGATTTTTTGCATCGCTTAGTGGAGTGGAAGCGTCTCTCACTGCAAGGACATCCAAGCCTGTAAATAAGACAGGAAATTACCTCACCACCCCTGAAGAAAATGTCTACGGGTGGTGGAGGAATTTGTAATTCCCTTCTCTGGAAACAAAGGAAAATAGGCCCCTTTTctactctttgttttttttttttttttttcttttttctttttcctttttttctctttattgaaAGCCTTTGTAAATTGGCTTTCTTCCTGCCTCTCAACACGAGAATGTCTCTTGTAAGTGGTTTCTATTTTACGTTTAATGAAAGGGCGAATATGTAATTTTATCAATTGGCCCACATGCAACAAAGTATTTGGAATTTGGAGAGAATGATAAACGGTCCACAAAGAGCATACGAAAACTGCCTTTCTTTTAGTTTGATTTTCGAGGGATTCGATTCTCAAGAATATATTTGCGTATGGTTGTGAGTCATGCTCATGTAATGTATTTATTCCTTGTACTCACGCTCTTCTATTTCAGAAATATTCGTAGCAAAGACGAATCAATTGTCGTCTGACTGGCTACTGCTATTCAATGTATTCTTCTGGTGAGATCCAGATCGGCGGGCTCAATTCGAGTGAAAtggccaaaaatcaggtgggcctggtcatcaggtgggctgcgCTTGATGATGTGTGACCCGGATCTCTCATGTATGGATGCCACGTTGACAGGTGAGAGGATTCGAGATCATAATGTCATCATACTCCCCTGAGTAGTGAGTCTCCTTCTTTCTTGTCGTTAGATTTGCGGGAATCTCCTTCAAGAGTCCGTTTTGTCCCGTGTATCGACTAATGGATCCTGCGTGTGCGGCCACTACTGGatcccacatgctgagatggtccaaTGATTTTCAACCGTTCATATCCTATTCACGGTTATCAATAACCTATTGTCCCATAATTGTGCTTAAAAAAATGATCCTCacctttgattttgatttcaatagTTGAATATTTAACGACGATAAAATCATCCGCTCAGCCGAAGTTTCACAGACTGGCCTTGGAAGATAGATTCCAAAGCATGGTCGGTAGTTCAGTCCTAAAGTATTCTTACATTACCAAATTACAATGGGATGCGGATTCACTGGATCTGGACACCATGGTTCTTGGACACTGAATTTTGATTGGACCAGGTGCTGTTGTCAGACATGACATCAGCAAAATACATTCCAAAAAGTTCTTCAGTTGTTTGGTTTAAGATGATCCGGCTTCATCTCTGGGATAGTTGCACGTGGTCCAATCAAATTTCACCTTGTCAGTAACCACGGTGCTTGGTGGTTTACGAGATCTATTGCATTCGTATTCCTAAATATCATTCTCACGTATAAATATTTAATAGGTTTACCTGCCCCACGCATCACAAGTTGCAGTCAACTTAATAAGTGGACCGTCTAAGTTACTTTTTGTTGTTTTATGTCCATCTTTATAGAGGGGGTGACTGTATGCACCCATCAGATCTCCCACGCACATGCCAGGCTGGCATTGTGATGGATGaggagtggggttgcttgtgggcCGTCCATCCTCTTATGGATTCATAATAGTTTCATTATCTTTTTTCTCATTAGAGATTGGGAGCCTCATGTCATGGGTTGGAGTGAGACAGTTCACATGCATGCGCGTGCACTTACTAACGGCCAAGGCACAAAAGTCCCCAAGTGGACTGCTATCATATTCATTTCTTGTATAGCTTTTCCAAAACCACTCGCTGATGGAGTATTATTATACAACGGCCCACCTGAAATTCTCATGAGTTCCCTAAACTTTTAGCATGCGCACTTGGAGATCATgtttaagtgatccaaaccattgatacgaTCAATCCAGCTCtggatggcccatgcacacaAAATCTCCAAGGATAAAAAATCTCAAGCCTTCAATTGACTGCCAGCAAAGAAATGGTTATACaagaatttaaattaaaaaaaaaaagaaaacacaacGATCCATGTTCAACGAAAGAAAGTCTAAGGGTTTATGATTTTTGAGCTGGcaggcttttttttttataagtgggttatctaggtgggcccatcactcaagggcctgtttggatagccaggagaaaagaaaattgtaataattgtCTAATAACAATTTCTCATGGATTCCAAGGACCCATTTGTAGGGAACCTGTACAATTTTACCGGGCCCCATGTCTTCCACATTGGGATTTACCAAGAGGTACTTTGCATAAATCCAATTAGCTTTGCAGTGCAATTTTAGTgcagcaaatcctacgtggagGGTGTACGCCCCACCAAAATCTCATTTAGTAGGATCCTCTCTCAAATGAAtcttagaaaaaaatatttagtaTGAATTTTCATGCCCTAAATGTATTAATAACTTGACCATGGCCCACTGAACTGTAGGCATTCACCTCCTTATTAACATCCCTCAACGACACAATTATTTGAATGGGAAAGGACTCATTCTCATATATATTTTCAATGAGGTAAAATGATTATCGTATGGCTTTTCCAACATAAACAAACACCCATTATCTACTTAACCCAAACACCATACTCAATTTGGAAGTCTTTATCAATCGcccacttgtgcatccaaacgcgatATTTTTAACACCCACAGATTTCAGGGTAACCATTTATGATGAGATTACAGGAAAGGATGACATGGATGGGCCAATTTTGATGATTGCGATGGTGTCGGGAATGTCCATTTTTTTCCTTATCTATATGGCAAAGTCCTGGACCCGACCTGTAATCTGTGGTCTCGGAATGCTCCAATAACTATCAAATGGTCCTATATCTGTCCCTTGGAAGATTCCATTCCGGAGAACGGCCTCTCTTACTGGTCATCCCACTCCTTTGTTCGCTAATTTGCTGTCTAACCTATTGATTATTTACAACCTATCTTGTATGTaggacatccaacctgtctaatAGGTTGCCCCATCATTTGGGTCACCATATTCAAAAATTATCTCAATTCactcattaggtgagccacactgtagaaaaaaTTTGATAGCTGCTGATATTTTAAAAGGTAcaaatgtgggccacttgatatgTGGATCGAGATGGTTAATTTATAAAGTAGTCTGCATGGTGagtccaacctattggacggattggatgttgtaTGCACATAACAGGATGTTAAATAACCACTGCTaacatgtgggtatgtgggtatGATCAGGTATAGTTGACTGTGAGTGACTTGACGTGGGCCTGCTGTCATGTGTGAtttgggtgggtcacaccataggaaacaatataaaATCACCCCTACTAACCTAAAAATTCTCCCAGTGTGGCTCACCTgggttttggatcagcctgatttttaaagGGTCCTTCATCATTTTGAGgtacacctgatgaacggatttgatGGAGGCAGATACAAacagcagtgggccccatcaaaatcGCTGTATTGTAGTCACCTGAGTCGGCCAGATTCTTCGACTCAAGGCCAAACATGTGGGGGAGACTCACTCTCCCCCTCTTTTGGCAACGggcgaaattttttttaaaaaaaaatcagccgcAGCTAAAACTAGCAGGAACTGTTGGGAAGGGACTCTACCATTGTTTACATTGGGACCCACCTGCATTTCatgatggcctgatttttgggtgtcTCGTCATCTTGGGTGGATGTATGATGTATCAAACAAATGGATCATGACATATACATAacccagtgggccccatgataccAATGGTGGCTGTCCCTCTCAACTCCCTCCTatcttatggcccacctgaatcatggattaaACTAATTTTTGTGCCCATGGCCTAAGATGGTGGCGCGCATTTGACTGATGTATGTTCCCTTTCAATTTAATTTTTCATGTTGCGGTGCGCCTGAGTTTTCAAACAGGCTGATTTTTCGGCCCTCAGGTACAACTAATGGACGTTTCAGATGCCATGCACAgtttctgtgggcccaacaatgtCTACTCGGGTTTGACTCCATTTGATCATTCCTCATGTATTTGTGTGTCTAActtgagaagttaaaaaaatctagaaatcaaGAACTAGACAGGCCCTTTGCTTGTGCTTATGTGTAatggatttttattattattattttttttcggtTAAATATCTTCACCTCAGCACTGGTACCAAAAGATATCAACCACGAGTTGGAAAGGAGGAGGGAAAGGAAAACTCCCGAAATTGAAGACACTCAAGAGATAGTAGCTGAAAACAAAGATCCTTAGAAAACACGGTTCACAGAGCTCAACAACAAAATTCTGACATTAGAAAAGAAGTGGCAGCCGTCGTCAGTTCCCGTCACCGttcaggcaatgatggaagaaaccgagcctcccttcacctcaacAATCATGAGCGAGATGATGCCACAGAGGTTCCAAATATCTCCTGTCATCCAATACTCTGGGTCTGGGACTCATCCGAGCACGTGGAGGCTTATCGTTCGTTGATGCAAATCTAAACAGCGAGGGATGCGATGATGTGCAGAGGGTTTTCAATCACACTCACGGAATCCGATCAGAGTTGGTATCGTTAGCTCAAACCCAACTCCATTGGTTCCTTCGCGGAGCTTAGCTGATCATTCCTTACTCAATTTataagtggtaagaagagtcgTAAAACAAACACCCATCTGTTCACCATCAAACAAGAGCCAAAGGAATCATTGAAAGACTACATCGCTCGTTTCAATGAAGAGGCATTACAGGTGGAAGACCATGACGTCAAGATGACGCTCTCTGCAGTGTTCAGTGGTCTGAAAGATGGGAAGTTTGCTTTCTCTATTGGAAAGAATCCACCAAAGACGTTAGCCGATCTCATCACTAGGGCTCAAAAGTACGCTAACGCTGAGGAATTCTCTAACGCCCACAAGAATGTTCAAGTAACAGAGCCGATTGGCAAAGGGAAGAGGCCAAGGAACGAAGAATCTTAGACACCCAGTAAAGGGCCAGATGACCGCGCTCCTCGCGATCGTCGTCCGAGCAGAAAACCAGAGGATAAATTTCGTTCCTACACCCACCTCAACACATCCACCGAGCAGATTCTACTGGACATTCGAAGGCAGAAGCTTCTGAACTGGCCTGTTTGTATGAAAGCCGACTTGGATCATCGAGACAAGCGCAAGTATTGCCGTTTCCACCGAGATCACGGCCATAACACAACCGACTGTGTGGACCTCAAGGATGAGATTGAGACCCTCATTTATAAGGGTCATCTGCGCCAATATACCAAGGAAGAAAGAACGGCTTGAAAAGAAGAGCAGGAGTAGCCGAACAACACCCCAGAAGAGTCAGTCGAAATCCGCGCCATCTTCGATGGCTCATCTGGTGGAGGAAACTCAAACTGGGCTCGAAAGGCCCACTCTCGGAAGTATGATCCGGAACATTACATCCACATGACCGACCGGCCTAGCAAGGAACTCCGGGTCAGCCCGTACAGTTTGACCTTCAAGGAAGACGATGCACGCAGAATCCAGTATCCGTACGATGACGCTCTAATTGTTACTTTGACCATAGCCAACTAAAAGGTGTACCACATCCTAGTCGATACCCAAAGTTCAGCCAATGTAATCTACTCTGAAGCTTTTGAAAGAATGAGGATTCCAAGGTCACACctcagacctgtgaagacccccctGCACGGCTTTGTCGAAAAAAGGGTGATCTCcgaaggagccatctccctccccgtGATCACGAGAGAAGGACAACATCAAGCCACCCTCATGGTGGACTTCCTCATTGTCAATGCGCCATCAGTGCACAACGTCATTCTGGACAGACCTTCTCTCAATGCAATGAGAGTAGTCGTCTCCACctatcatctgatgatgaagtttCTCGCCGAGGGCGGAGTAGGTTACCTCCGAGGCGATCAGCGTGAAGCTCGGAGATGTTACACTATAGCAGTAAAGAAAGGGTCCGTGAAGCAAGCACTCACTGTCAATGTCTTAGATCTCAAAGGACCTATAGAGGACTCATCTGTGGAAGACTTGGAGAAAGTACCGCTCGATGAAGTAGACCTGAGCAAGACCGTTCAGCTTGGAACGTTGTTAAATTTTGAGCAGCGGTCTGAAATGCTGACTTTCCTACGGCGACATAGGGATGTCTTTGCATGGTCGCATGGGGACATGCCAGGGATCTCCCTATATGTCATGGTTCACAGGTTGAATGTAGACCCGGATCACAAACCTGTGAAACAGAAAAGGAGACCGTTCGATGCCGAGTGGTACGAAGTCTTCATCCTGCTCAACGATGGCTTCATAGAGGAGGTACACCATCCCAACTGGATCGCGAACATAGTCCTTATCAAGAAGGCCAACGGAAAATGGCGGATCTGTGTGGATTACTCGGATCTGAACAAGGCCTGTCCAAAGGATAGCTTCCCATTACCTCAGATCGATCAACTGGTGGACAGCACAGCGGGGCACTCGGGCCCAATTGGGAAGGGCCATATCGTGTGGTCCGGTCGACCAAACCTAGCTTTTACCACTTGGAAGATCTTGAGGGCTGTCAGCTCCCCCACTCCTGGAACGCCGAGCACTTGAAAGTCTACTACCCTTGATCTAATGGCCGTTGTGGGCCCCTAATAAATGTGCACTTCCAAGTGACTAGCCTTTAAGACTCTCAATAAAATTCACATCCCTTCCTATTTACATGAATGAATTATCTAACTAAGAAAAAGTTGACTCTCATAAGCAGGGGCGGACTAAACAAACTGATCCCTTAAAGAAAGAGTTAGAACGTTATCCCACGAAAGTTCTACAAGGCATCCCCTCATAATTGGGGGAAAAAGCTGGTAGATAACCCGACTCCCCGACAGAGGAGTTGGTCCGTCCCCGGACTGACGGATATATTAAAAATTGCTCGCCAATTGTAGTATGAGCCGATCCCCTAGGGGTCCAGACTTAACAATGACAATACCACAAAGATTAAAAGTCCTACGAGACAACATTGAAATGAGCTAATCCGTCAAGGAGTCAGCTTGGCAATGCCCCAAAATGAACCAACCTGTCAACGAATCAACTAGGTAATCAATAATCATCATCTAAGAACCAACTGCAGATTAGTACATAAAGAAAAATCATCATTCGCACACCTTGGGCCTTTCATCCACGATCTTTTAAATGAAAATTACACTCTTGTGCCACCGTAGATTAGCATCTATGCCTTCGGCCTTTCATCCGAACTACAATAATTGGTGgaatcaaattaaaaaataaataaagaaaaaaaataatgtaaCAAGGTACCATAGCTTGTGGCGCTGTCAGACCTTTTCGGCCGACATGCCAACTGTGTAGGTCAATCCGTGCCATGAAAATGATATATAGGACCTGCAATAAAGATCACCTAACacgaaaatcaggctggtccaattatcaggtgggaaAGACTATTAGGATTAATGGACAACTAACACTGATTCAAAACGAATGTGGCCCGCCTAATTACGGATTGGTCTGAACTTTGAGAAGGACAATCTTCATTCTGGGGCCTActgttttcatggtactgattgcCTTCACAAGTAGCATCTTGGGGGATAAGATGGCATGGTAGCACACCATGTATTACGGTTGCCTGGAGATGATGTGTTGGCTTCATCTTGGCTGTTTTAGAATAAGAAATCTTCGTATACAACATTATGTAGAAACTTTAACATACAATGCTTTCTTTTCTACTAATATGTCATTTATTTATAAAATCTAAACCGTTAAAATGACGGAAAGCACAGTAAAGATCACCGGAAGAAAAAAAGACAGATAATCTATTCATAGGTTGACTACACTATCAAAACCAATATACAGCCAATGATCCGACTTAGTGACGTTTGTggaccacctaatgagtggattgttTCCGTTTTTTCTCCAGGTGATCTTTATGCTATGCCCCACCATTTCCGAGGCTTGATTTTTCCACCCAAATTAACACATTAGCAGAAAATGAAAATGTAATATGTTAAGGTTCCCATAGAACACTGTATATGGACTTTTCTCTTTGAGAATTCTAAGTACAGGTCATCGTCTACATAAGCAGATCAAATTCATTGGAACCTGAAGTCTATTGTATAAAGACATAATACTAATTAAATGGCCATATCCATGTGCCTCCTCCTAACCCACATACCCATCCACCCATATATAAGTAGAAATATATAATAGAGATTTTATATTAGTATGAAATCCAGCTAGCTAATAGTACTGTTTGTCCTTGAGATCTCCAACCCAATTTGCAAAGTCCCTTTCAAATAGAATATACATTTGGCACCATTATGGGGCACAAGCTATTTATTAATCAGGTTTATTAATACCACGCGTGCCGATATGGATTGCGTTTTCCAAATATCAGCTTTCGTTTGGTTGCAAATAGTTCCTAGATCTTCTCCTACAAAAATATGGCAGCTTCaccactcaagtgggccataatctACATATTAAATTTCTTGATTCTTAaacaaaaataaggaaaaaaaatctaCATATTAAATCACAGTTAAAAACAAGTTTTTTAAGTGATTTGTTTGTTTTGCATGATGTGGCTTAGTTGGGGCACAACATGGCCTTATCTCTATGCTGGAAGGTCTAAACAATGTAGGATGTTAAGTGGATGGGTAGGGCTCATCATGTGTTTGTAATTAGTAAACCTCGTATATcattgtttttgtgtgtgtgtgtgtgtggggatgcacgtgcgcacctttgcacacgtgtcataggcCTCTAATCCCAATGGTTGCACACATGTCATAGGCCTCTAATCCCAATGGTcaatgtgatgcggcatcccatgaaactctTAAGGACCAATTTTCACGTTGATCTAAaagtctagtgggccatagcaaagagagatgcaaattaaggaaggaaattgttttatttttccaaggcccaccaaagttttcaatcaaaGTAAGAGTTGAGCCCcatgggtttcatgggatgctgcatcacatggatcgTTCATATTTCCAACTCACATCACATATAATGAGTTCTCATAAAGTTTCCACAAGACTTCATGAGAACTAGTACATAGCTGatcgggtatatatatatatagaaactgAAAATTCGGTGCCTACACAAATTTGGCGTATTTTATGGGTTTAGCAAGTGGAGGGTAGCAGgttgatttgtggatgttggagtcgccactagtcaATTAATCTTTGAATCCTGTGGTCGACTAGAACCCATGGAATACGTGAGGTTGGAGAAATCTAAATACTCACCTACCCTAAATTGACTCCTGGTCTACGATCCGAGATTCCAAGTAAATGATCttagttacaaagagggaaggtgttaggcaccctctctgcccatacaaACGTACGGTCTTTACTTTttgtggtaaaacaatctcaagggatggatgATGTAATCGGGATAAGACTAGGCACACACATGGATTTCTAATGCGGCAAGATCCGAGACTTCGGCaaatcacagagcatacgtccaatggcgtatctagaaggcggatgtgatggtgcttatgcaaagaggtaacaaaacagaactaggTCGCTAGGAATTtctaatgtgacaggatccggtATACGGTAAGTCACgtagcatacgttcactagagatctagaggagaagtggggttgagaagagagtagatgtcatgatgaatgcttgcatAAAGTAGGAGGATATTTGGCTAGAACTTGAGTAGGCTAAGATATGGGTTGCACCATGACCAATCCAGGCTAGATTTGGGATTAAGAAGGTTAGGAGAAGGCTAAGAGATGGCTAAAAAAATCTGatcttggaggcttgggagctctccctcaccctcactcgcttcctttctctttctctccctctcacttAAGCTTAGAAATGAGGAGTAGCCTTTTCCAATGGCAATGTGGTAATTTCTAGGTTTAAGAGGGGTGAATGCTGATGTGGCAAGTGGTGAATGGTTGAGGGGAGAGAGACGTCACGTGGCGCACTCTCATTGGCTATTGggattggtaaaatggtaaaaaaAGGTCGGATAAGGGGGTAATTTCtgaagaaagttgactttcggacgCTGGGACAGCTGTCCCCAGAGGTTCACACGTGGGCCACGAGCGGCGGCACTCCAAGTAACGCCCAGTAAGGGCTCGGGTTGGGCTCAAGCGTGTGGGATTGTTTGATGCACTGGTTCGTCCGATAGTCCTCTTTTTAGGATTTTGGGATTCGAATAGGTGGACTTAGGTTTGGATAAGGGGTTCTGGTCATGGTATATGGTATAGGTGGGGGCTGCATGtggattg
This window encodes:
- the LOC131242000 gene encoding uncharacterized protein LOC131242000; amino-acid sequence: MRIPRSHLRPVKTPLHGFVEKRVISEGAISLPVITREGQHQATLMVDFLIVNAPSVHNVILDRPSLNAMRVVVSTYHLMMKFLAEGGVGYLRGDQREARRCYTIAVKKGSVKQALTVNVLDLKGPIEDSSVEDLEKVPLDEVDLSKTVQLGTLLNFEQRSEMLTFLRRHRDVFAWSHGDMPGISLYVMVHRLNVDPDHKPVKQKRRPFDAEWYEVFILLNDGFIEEVHHPNWIANIVLIKKANGKWRICVDYSDLNKACPKDSFPLPQIDQLVDSTAGHSGPIGKGHIVWSGRPNLAFTTWKILRAVSSPTPGTPST
- the LOC131242256 gene encoding probable trehalose-phosphate phosphatase J; this translates as MTKQNVVVPEAGAITKSDINMAIAVAVSNSSLFPYAAPPPPSTPAGSYFAISRKKLLKKLETGGRINAWVDSMRASSPTRARSNAAAAVEDQSSWILHHPSALSMFEQITNASKGKQIVMFLDYDGTLSPIVDDPDRAFMSEAMRAAVRDVARYFPTAIVSGRRRDKVYSFVRLAELYYAGSHGMDIRGPAKGKKYKKGKKAVLFQPASEFLPMIDEVYKTLVEKTKSTPGAKVENNKFCLSVHFRCVDEKRWTALAEQVRSVVKEYPKLRLTQGRKVLEIRPTIKWDKGKALEFLLESLGFADCNDVLPVYIGDDRTDEDAFKVLRDRGQGFGILVSKIPKDTSASYSLQEPSEVMDFLHRLVEWKRLSLQGHPSL